Proteins found in one Acidobacteriota bacterium genomic segment:
- a CDS encoding type II toxin-antitoxin system VapB family antitoxin, whose translation MATNLAIDPDLLERAVEVSGVKTKTAAVTLALKELVARREQARIVELFGSLDWDPDYDYKTERARD comes from the coding sequence ATGGCGACCAATCTAGCCATCGATCCCGATCTCCTCGAACGAGCTGTCGAGGTCAGTGGCGTGAAGACCAAGACGGCTGCCGTGACCCTTGCCCTCAAAGAGCTCGTCGCCCGCCGGGAACAAGCCCGCATCGTGGAGCTCTTCGGCTCTCTCGACTGGGATCCGGATTACGACTACAAGACCGAACGCGCTCGGGATTGA
- a CDS encoding serine hydrolase gives MGTLQEVGIDPAQVKDVITTVGYSHGTHNLRSILVARHGKLVVEQYLNSYAVDTIHDVRSAGKTFTGALVGIAIDQGLIRGTSETVLALFGSPKGYANPGNGKEDITLENLLNMSSGMAADAYDVRTPGNELHLRESDDFVQFILDLPMSFPPGEKYQYNSAAAYLAGAAVERASGRTLSDFAAEHLFGPLGMSQYYWTKGPKNTTHGMGGLFVTARDFAKLGALYLNQGQWNGQQIISRQWVEESLRSRFPVDGPPFLQTGYGRFWLVADRDVFGKSYRVFYASGNGGNVVAIVPRLDLVVSIQQSAYGQGYPHFRAFSILDGMIKACVLGDR, from the coding sequence GTGGGGACCTTGCAGGAGGTCGGCATCGATCCAGCCCAGGTCAAGGACGTGATCACCACCGTCGGCTACTCTCACGGCACCCACAATCTGCGGAGCATCCTCGTCGCCCGCCATGGCAAGCTGGTCGTGGAGCAGTACCTCAACAGTTACGCCGTGGACACGATCCACGATGTCCGGTCGGCCGGGAAGACCTTTACCGGCGCACTGGTCGGGATCGCCATCGACCAGGGCCTGATTCGAGGTACTAGTGAGACCGTTCTTGCACTCTTTGGGAGTCCGAAGGGGTACGCGAACCCCGGCAACGGTAAAGAGGACATCACCTTGGAGAATCTCCTCAACATGTCCTCGGGCATGGCAGCCGATGCCTACGACGTGAGGACGCCGGGAAATGAGCTGCACCTCCGGGAGTCGGATGATTTCGTGCAGTTCATCTTGGATCTCCCGATGAGCTTTCCCCCCGGGGAGAAGTATCAATACAACTCGGCGGCGGCCTATCTCGCTGGGGCGGCGGTTGAGAGGGCCAGCGGCCGGACGCTCTCGGACTTCGCGGCCGAGCATCTCTTCGGGCCACTCGGCATGTCCCAGTACTACTGGACCAAAGGCCCCAAGAACACCACCCACGGCATGGGCGGCCTCTTCGTGACCGCCCGCGATTTCGCCAAGTTGGGAGCTCTGTATTTGAACCAGGGTCAATGGAACGGCCAGCAGATCATCAGTCGGCAGTGGGTCGAAGAAAGTCTGCGCAGTCGATTCCCGGTCGACGGCCCGCCGTTCCTTCAGACCGGCTATGGCCGGTTTTGGTTGGTAGCGGATCGAGACGTTTTTGGAAAGAGCTACCGAGTTTTCTACGCTTCCGGCAACGGTGGCAATGTGGTGGCGATCGTGCCCAGGCTGGACCTAGTGGTTTCGATCCAGCAGTCCGCCTACGGCCAGGGCTACCCGCACTTTCGCGCCTTCTCGATCCTCGATGGCATGATCAAGGCCTGCGTTCTCGGCGACCGCTGA
- a CDS encoding nucleotidyltransferase yields the protein MVEARFDEVLRILNRNEVEFIVVGGIAAILQGSPLSTEDIDLVYLSSERNLGRLANALGDLEAYYLDPAGRHIEPDVSRLAGMSVHLLKTNCGRVDMLRTVGQNLAFQDLIEDTQLLEVADFVVRVLNLEMIIATKEHAGRPKDQSQLPFLRQLLTEIQRRDAQ from the coding sequence GTGGTTGAAGCCCGATTCGACGAGGTTCTTCGGATTCTGAACCGAAACGAAGTCGAGTTCATCGTCGTTGGTGGTATCGCGGCGATCCTGCAAGGATCTCCTCTCAGCACCGAAGACATCGACTTGGTCTACCTCTCATCGGAGAGGAATCTGGGCCGTCTGGCCAACGCGCTTGGAGACTTAGAGGCCTACTACCTCGATCCCGCAGGCCGCCATATCGAGCCGGACGTTTCTCGGTTGGCAGGCATGAGTGTCCACCTGCTCAAGACGAACTGTGGCCGTGTAGATATGCTGCGCACTGTGGGCCAGAATTTGGCGTTCCAGGATCTGATCGAAGACACACAGCTGCTCGAAGTGGCGGACTTCGTGGTGAGAGTCCTCAATCTCGAGATGATCATCGCGACCAAGGAGCATGCTGGCCGGCCGAAGGACCAATCCCAACTTCCTTTCCTGAGGCAACTCCTTACCGAGATCCAACGTCGCGACGCCCAGTAG
- a CDS encoding PIN domain-containing protein, whose translation MSLFVDTSVWSLAFRRDRPESSEETLRLQHALEKRETVLTTGLVLQELLQGLRGPKAAEALIDRFRFLPIIVPDRNDHVEAAELRNQCRRRGVQLSTIDALLAQLCLRRRLTLLTTDRDFHHAARLFPLEIWKPGKARVG comes from the coding sequence TTGAGTCTCTTCGTCGATACCAGCGTTTGGTCTCTGGCCTTTCGCCGGGATCGCCCCGAGAGCAGCGAGGAAACGCTGCGTCTTCAGCATGCGCTGGAGAAGAGAGAAACGGTCCTGACGACGGGTTTGGTGCTTCAGGAGCTGTTGCAGGGCCTGCGCGGTCCCAAGGCGGCGGAGGCCCTGATCGACCGATTCCGTTTTCTTCCCATCATCGTCCCGGATCGCAACGACCACGTCGAGGCTGCTGAGCTTCGCAACCAATGCCGACGACGCGGAGTCCAGTTGAGCACCATCGACGCGCTCTTGGCCCAGCTCTGCCTGCGTCGCCGCTTGACCCTGCTGACGACCGATCGCGATTTCCACCACGCCGCTCGCCTGTTCCCTCTGGAGATCTGGAAACCCGGCAAGGCGAGAGTAGGCTAG
- a CDS encoding winged helix-turn-helix domain-containing protein, translated as MTDTVSRRVRFDNYELDLDTAELWSAGLPVDLPPQPSRVLALLVDHAAVLVTRDVLRERIWGTAAVEWETGLHQAISRIRTTLGDSAAEPRFIETVPRRGYRFIGRLRSDEHQTPAAGALPPVDVRNTGRSTQIIYSGIAFVLAGVTALVLSIPTALQQHGDGTAPSDALAPFSTDPHDAEANRLYEEASHLVRQRDFEAAIERFERATARAPGWAEPWSARAETELARPAVGRVERARLALEGALARDADNARAWRQLAQLRLWEEWDWLGGQQALERAAALEPKSANLWQLRAAMEIVHGRFDKAVAAARRAVALDPISTGLRADLGWTLYYAGDIAGATSECRRSLELDPANPSAFQCLVQALLVEGRNDELVTLVAERAISPTSSRSGESMVEDYFRRHLAYLDAEPGCGTTAAAEALAKLSLGDTEGALDALADGAREGRGWALPFAIVDPLFSAHREDARFIEAERALGL; from the coding sequence CGACCACGCGGCCGTCCTGGTAACGCGCGACGTCCTGAGAGAGCGAATCTGGGGCACGGCTGCCGTCGAATGGGAGACGGGCCTCCATCAAGCGATCAGCCGGATTCGCACGACCTTGGGCGACTCGGCCGCCGAGCCGCGGTTCATCGAGACCGTCCCACGCCGTGGCTATCGCTTCATCGGCCGCCTGCGATCCGACGAGCACCAGACTCCAGCGGCTGGCGCTCTTCCACCGGTCGATGTTCGGAACACCGGCCGTTCAACCCAGATCATCTACAGCGGGATCGCCTTCGTGCTCGCCGGAGTAACGGCCTTGGTCCTCTCGATTCCGACCGCGTTGCAGCAACACGGCGACGGCACGGCACCATCGGACGCCTTGGCCCCATTCTCAACCGACCCCCACGACGCCGAAGCGAACCGGCTCTACGAGGAAGCGTCGCACCTGGTCCGTCAGCGGGACTTCGAGGCCGCCATCGAGCGCTTCGAACGGGCGACCGCGCGCGCCCCCGGTTGGGCTGAGCCTTGGAGCGCCCGTGCCGAGACCGAGCTCGCTCGCCCGGCCGTGGGCCGCGTTGAACGGGCTCGGCTCGCACTCGAGGGCGCGCTCGCTCGCGATGCGGACAATGCACGGGCCTGGCGGCAGCTGGCCCAGCTCCGGCTGTGGGAAGAATGGGACTGGCTGGGTGGCCAACAGGCCCTCGAGCGGGCTGCGGCGTTGGAACCGAAGAGCGCCAATCTTTGGCAGTTGCGAGCGGCCATGGAGATCGTTCACGGCCGGTTCGACAAAGCAGTTGCAGCGGCGCGACGAGCGGTCGCGCTCGATCCGATCTCGACAGGTCTGCGCGCAGATCTCGGGTGGACGCTTTACTACGCCGGCGACATCGCAGGCGCGACCTCCGAGTGCCGGCGTAGCCTCGAGCTGGATCCCGCCAATCCATCGGCGTTCCAATGTCTCGTTCAGGCGCTACTGGTCGAAGGACGGAACGACGAGCTCGTGACCCTGGTCGCGGAGCGAGCCATCTCGCCAACGTCGTCACGGTCCGGAGAATCGATGGTCGAGGACTACTTCCGCCGCCACCTCGCGTACCTCGATGCCGAGCCTGGCTGCGGGACCACAGCCGCGGCAGAAGCCTTGGCAAAACTCTCGCTCGGGGATACGGAAGGCGCCCTCGATGCGCTGGCCGACGGCGCCCGCGAAGGCCGAGGCTGGGCACTTCCTTTCGCCATCGTCGATCCCTTGTTCTCTGCCCATCGCGAGGACGCGAGGTTCATCGAGGCGGAGCGCGCGCTGGGACTGTAG